In one window of Thermotoga sp. Mc24 DNA:
- the metG gene encoding methionine--tRNA ligase, with protein sequence MKFYITTPIYYVNSEPHIGSAYTTIVADIIARYKRFMGYDVFFLTGTDEHGQKVLQAAQQAGKDPQEFCDELAEKFKQLWKELKITNDYFIRTTDEMHMKTVQEFVAKMKENGDVYKGIYKGWYCVPCETFWNEDEVIKEGEERFCPECKRPVKWVEEENYFFRLSKYRDPLLKYYEEHPDFVEPDFRRNEMLKILEGGLKDLSITRTTFKWGVPMKDDPEHVIYVWVDALINYISAIGYGWNDEMFNKWWPADLHLIGKEINRFHSIIWPAMLMSVGLPLPKKVFAHGWLTVNGQKISKSLGNAIDPRFFVKRYGNDVVRYYLIRDIMFGKDGDFSEERLVHRLNSDLANDYGNLLHRITAMIKKYFNGRLPSPSAQEGLDSWLKERFFETKDAYHELMDSYRLTEALDKIWEFIADVNKYFNDTKPWILGKEGNMERLGTVLYNSLEAVFKVALMTLPVMPDTSKEVFRRVSFEEKPSKEHLENWGVLKSGSTVIHGEPLFRKIDAKDFKKVVETVSVEQNVITIDDFSKVDLRIAKVLEAEKVPNSRKLLRLIIDLGTEKRQIVAGIAEHYKPEELVGKLIVVVANLKPAKLMGIESQGMLLAAKSGDTLRLLTADGEITPGAKVS encoded by the coding sequence GCCAGAAGGTCCTGCAGGCAGCCCAGCAGGCTGGAAAGGACCCGCAGGAATTCTGTGACGAACTGGCTGAAAAGTTCAAACAGCTCTGGAAAGAACTGAAGATCACGAACGATTATTTCATCCGAACCACAGACGAAATGCACATGAAAACCGTCCAGGAATTCGTTGCGAAGATGAAAGAAAACGGAGACGTCTACAAGGGCATCTACAAGGGATGGTACTGTGTCCCCTGTGAGACGTTCTGGAACGAGGACGAGGTTATAAAGGAAGGAGAAGAACGTTTCTGTCCGGAGTGTAAAAGACCCGTCAAATGGGTGGAGGAAGAGAATTACTTCTTCAGACTTTCGAAATACAGAGATCCTCTCCTGAAGTACTACGAGGAGCATCCCGATTTTGTGGAACCGGACTTCAGAAGAAACGAGATGCTGAAGATTCTCGAAGGTGGTCTCAAAGACCTGAGCATCACCAGGACGACCTTCAAATGGGGCGTTCCCATGAAGGACGATCCGGAACACGTGATCTACGTGTGGGTGGACGCGCTCATAAATTACATATCCGCTATAGGATACGGCTGGAACGATGAGATGTTCAATAAATGGTGGCCTGCAGATTTGCATCTGATAGGAAAAGAAATAAACAGATTCCACTCCATCATATGGCCTGCGATGCTCATGTCGGTTGGACTCCCACTTCCAAAAAAGGTGTTCGCACACGGGTGGCTCACGGTGAACGGCCAGAAGATCAGTAAGTCCCTCGGCAACGCTATAGACCCCAGATTCTTCGTGAAGAGATACGGCAACGACGTGGTGAGGTATTACCTGATACGGGATATCATGTTCGGAAAAGACGGCGATTTCTCGGAGGAAAGGCTCGTCCACAGATTGAATTCCGATCTCGCGAACGACTACGGAAATCTCCTTCACAGGATCACGGCTATGATAAAGAAGTATTTCAACGGAAGACTTCCTTCTCCTTCTGCTCAGGAAGGGCTCGATAGCTGGCTGAAGGAGAGATTCTTCGAAACAAAAGACGCTTACCATGAACTCATGGATTCCTACCGGCTCACAGAAGCCCTGGACAAGATATGGGAGTTCATAGCAGATGTGAACAAGTACTTCAATGACACGAAGCCCTGGATACTTGGAAAAGAGGGAAATATGGAAAGGCTCGGAACGGTGCTGTACAACTCACTGGAGGCCGTGTTCAAGGTGGCTCTGATGACACTCCCGGTGATGCCAGACACCTCCAAAGAAGTGTTCAGGAGAGTGTCCTTTGAAGAAAAGCCTTCGAAGGAACATCTGGAAAACTGGGGAGTTCTGAAGTCTGGTTCCACAGTGATCCACGGCGAACCTCTCTTCAGAAAAATCGACGCGAAAGACTTCAAAAAGGTGGTGGAGACGGTGTCGGTCGAACAGAACGTGATCACAATAGATGATTTTTCCAAAGTAGATCTCAGAATTGCAAAGGTCCTCGAAGCGGAGAAGGTTCCAAATTCCAGAAAACTTCTCAGATTGATAATCGATCTTGGAACGGAAAAGAGACAGATAGTGGCGGGAATTGCAGAACACTACAAACCCGAAGAACTCGTAGGAAAACTGATCGTCGTTGTCGCTAATTTAAAACCCGCAAAACTCATGGGCATAGAGTCTCAGGGAATGCTCCTCGCCGCAAAGTCCGGCGATACCTTGAGACTTTTGACTGCAGATGGAGAAATCACACCAGGTGCGAAGGTGTCCTGA
- the gyrA gene encoding DNA gyrase subunit A, with amino-acid sequence MPEILINKPVEDELVESYLLYSMSVIVGRAIPDVRDGLKPVQRRILYGMYELGLKHNSPTKKSARIVGEVMGKYHPHGDAPVYDALVRMAQPFTMRYPLIEGQGNFGSIDRDPPAAMRYTEARLTKLAEEMLEDIEKNTVNMVDNFDGTLKEPEVLPSKVPNLIINGASGIAVGMATNIPPHNLSETVDALIYLIDHPEATVEELMQFIKGPDFPTGAVVVNASELKKVYEEGRGRIIVRGKVHVEDGKRVKRIVITEIPYGVSKAGLIEQIAKIAKDDESLPIRNIRDESDKRGMRIVIEIPKDTSEEVIINNLYKRTALQDYFNVQMLVIDKHKRPRLMNLKGLMEAFLEHRFEVIRRRARYEYEQYTRRAHVVEGLLKAARAIGVVVDIVRNSKDVESAKQSLMETLEITEEQAKAILDMRLSRLTSLEIENLQNEYSDLVRKISEVKEILEKDEKVKEIMKEEFLYLKQQYGDPRRTEVTDQSIEYNEEELIVEEDVVITLSHNGYLKSTPLNSYRSQKRGGKGITVSKLTEDDEVEFVVVAKNTASTLFITNLGRAYVLKNYQLETTGRNTRGRHITAFLNLEDTEKIVALASLNGDGNDLVIVTKSGKIKRTALKEFENATSNRGVRAIKIEPGDEIVSARVVNSEKETLIVATKMGMAVRFPVSDVRRMGRNAAGVQAIKLQPGDEVVSVDVIPPGDEGEILTVTEKGFGKRTPVQLYRIQRRGGTGLRNISDVNKTGYVVAVRYVRGDEEIVVVTRNGMMIRFPASEIGVIGRVTKGVKLIELGDDTISKVAVVKD; translated from the coding sequence ATGCCAGAGATCCTGATAAACAAACCCGTAGAGGATGAACTTGTTGAGTCTTATCTTCTGTACTCGATGAGCGTTATAGTGGGAAGGGCCATTCCGGACGTTCGGGATGGCCTCAAACCCGTTCAGAGGAGAATTCTCTATGGAATGTACGAACTCGGTCTCAAACACAACTCACCCACCAAGAAGAGTGCGAGAATCGTCGGTGAAGTGATGGGTAAGTACCATCCTCACGGTGACGCACCCGTGTACGATGCCCTCGTGAGGATGGCTCAGCCGTTCACGATGAGGTATCCACTCATAGAGGGTCAGGGAAACTTCGGTTCCATAGACAGAGACCCTCCGGCCGCGATGAGGTACACGGAAGCGAGACTCACGAAGCTTGCCGAAGAAATGCTCGAAGACATAGAAAAGAACACGGTGAACATGGTCGACAATTTCGATGGCACGCTGAAGGAGCCGGAAGTCCTCCCATCCAAGGTGCCAAATCTCATAATAAACGGTGCCTCCGGTATAGCGGTGGGAATGGCCACAAACATACCTCCACACAATCTCTCCGAGACCGTGGATGCCCTGATTTATTTGATCGATCATCCAGAAGCCACGGTTGAAGAACTCATGCAGTTCATAAAAGGACCGGATTTTCCCACAGGAGCCGTGGTAGTGAACGCTTCTGAATTGAAGAAGGTTTACGAAGAGGGAAGAGGCAGGATCATCGTCAGAGGAAAGGTGCACGTCGAGGATGGAAAGAGAGTAAAGCGAATCGTCATCACGGAGATTCCGTACGGAGTCAGTAAAGCGGGTCTCATAGAACAAATAGCAAAAATAGCGAAAGACGACGAATCACTCCCAATCAGGAACATAAGAGATGAATCCGATAAACGCGGAATGAGGATAGTTATAGAGATCCCGAAGGACACCAGCGAAGAGGTCATAATAAACAATCTCTACAAGAGAACTGCTCTTCAGGATTACTTCAACGTTCAGATGCTGGTCATAGACAAACACAAAAGACCCAGGTTGATGAATTTGAAAGGATTGATGGAGGCTTTCCTTGAGCACCGCTTTGAAGTCATCAGAAGAAGAGCAAGGTACGAATACGAACAGTACACAAGGAGGGCACACGTTGTCGAGGGTCTCCTGAAGGCGGCAAGAGCGATAGGTGTTGTTGTGGACATCGTGAGGAACAGCAAGGATGTGGAAAGTGCGAAGCAATCACTCATGGAAACACTCGAAATCACCGAAGAACAGGCAAAAGCCATTCTCGACATGAGACTTTCGAGGCTGACTTCCCTCGAAATAGAGAACCTTCAAAACGAATACTCCGATCTGGTCAGGAAGATCTCAGAAGTGAAGGAAATACTCGAGAAGGACGAAAAAGTAAAGGAGATAATGAAAGAAGAATTCCTCTACTTGAAGCAACAATACGGGGATCCCAGAAGAACAGAGGTCACAGATCAAAGTATCGAGTACAACGAAGAGGAGCTCATTGTCGAAGAAGACGTGGTGATAACATTGAGTCATAACGGCTATTTAAAGAGCACACCGCTGAACAGCTACAGATCGCAGAAGCGCGGGGGTAAAGGAATCACCGTCTCGAAACTCACTGAAGATGACGAGGTCGAGTTCGTTGTGGTCGCGAAAAACACCGCATCGACCCTGTTTATAACGAACCTCGGACGGGCGTATGTTCTCAAGAATTATCAGCTGGAAACCACCGGAAGAAACACGAGAGGAAGGCACATCACCGCGTTTCTGAATCTCGAAGACACAGAAAAGATCGTAGCACTCGCTTCTCTGAACGGTGATGGAAATGATCTTGTGATCGTTACAAAATCTGGGAAGATCAAAAGAACCGCTCTCAAAGAGTTTGAAAACGCCACCAGCAACCGCGGTGTCAGAGCCATAAAGATAGAACCTGGAGATGAGATCGTCAGCGCCAGGGTTGTTAACAGCGAAAAAGAAACACTCATAGTGGCAACGAAGATGGGTATGGCCGTCAGATTCCCGGTGAGCGATGTTCGCAGGATGGGAAGAAATGCAGCCGGAGTTCAGGCGATAAAACTTCAGCCAGGAGACGAAGTGGTGAGTGTGGACGTGATACCTCCAGGTGACGAAGGAGAGATTCTCACCGTGACAGAGAAGGGATTCGGCAAGAGAACACCCGTTCAGCTGTACAGGATTCAGAGAAGAGGAGGAACGGGTCTCAGAAACATCTCCGATGTGAACAAAACAGGGTACGTAGTAGCCGTGAGATACGTGAGGGGCGACGAAGAGATAGTGGTGGTCACAAGAAACGGCATGATGATCAGATTTCCCGCGTCTGAAATCGGTGTCATCGGTCGTGTGACAAAAGGCGTGAAACTCATCGAACTTGGAGACGATACCATATCGAAGGTGGCGGTGGTGAAAGATTGA
- a CDS encoding archease yields MRKPIEHTADIAYEISGNSYEELLEEARNILFEEEGIVLDNEEKEKTYPLEEMEDVFFDTVNDWILEISKGWAPWRIKREGNELKVTFRKIRKKEGTEIKALTYHLLKFEHDGDVLKTKVVFDT; encoded by the coding sequence TTGAGGAAACCCATAGAGCACACTGCTGACATTGCTTACGAGATATCCGGGAATTCTTACGAAGAACTTCTGGAAGAAGCGAGGAACATCCTTTTCGAAGAAGAAGGGATTGTCCTCGATAACGAAGAGAAAGAGAAAACTTATCCTCTTGAAGAGATGGAAGACGTTTTCTTTGACACGGTGAACGACTGGATTCTTGAGATATCGAAAGGATGGGCTCCCTGGAGGATTAAAAGGGAAGGAAACGAGCTAAAAGTAACTTTCAGGAAGATCAGAAAAAAAGAGGGGACCGAAATAAAAGCCCTCACATACCATCTTCTGAAGTTCGAGCACGATGGCGATGTTCTGAAAACGAAGGTGGTGTTCGACACTTGA
- the lexA gene encoding transcriptional repressor LexA: protein MKDLTERQRKVLLFIEEFIEKNGYPPSVREIARRFRITPRGALLHLIALEKKGYIERKNGKPRALRVSKSIRNKIPLIGEIRAGEKREAIEYLEDYIEIPESFLSSGYDHFLLKVKGESMIEEHICDGDLVLVRRQDWAQNGDIVAAMVDGEVTLKKFYQRGDTVELRPANREMSSMFFKAEKVKILGKVVGVFRKL, encoded by the coding sequence TTGAAAGATCTCACTGAAAGGCAGAGAAAGGTACTTCTGTTCATAGAAGAGTTCATAGAGAAAAATGGATATCCCCCCTCGGTGAGGGAGATTGCGCGGCGCTTCAGAATCACCCCGCGCGGCGCTCTTCTCCATCTAATTGCTCTGGAGAAGAAGGGTTACATCGAAAGGAAAAACGGCAAACCGCGGGCACTGAGGGTTTCGAAAAGCATAAGGAACAAAATACCTCTGATTGGAGAGATTCGTGCAGGTGAAAAAAGAGAAGCCATCGAATATCTGGAAGATTACATAGAAATTCCCGAGAGCTTTCTTTCGAGCGGTTACGATCACTTTTTGTTGAAAGTAAAAGGAGAAAGCATGATAGAAGAACACATCTGTGATGGGGACCTCGTTCTTGTGAGAAGACAGGATTGGGCGCAGAACGGGGATATCGTGGCGGCGATGGTTGACGGAGAGGTGACGCTAAAAAAGTTCTATCAGAGAGGTGATACGGTAGAGTTGAGGCCCGCTAACAGAGAGATGTCGTCGATGTTTTTCAAGGCGGAAAAGGTGAAAATCCTGGGTAAAGTGGTGGGAGTTTTCAGAAAACTCTAA
- a CDS encoding anti-sigma factor antagonist: MFPYKIVDDVVILMPNKELNIENAHLFKKWVFDEFLNNGYNKIFLVLSDVESIDSFSLGVIVNILKSISSSGGFFALISPNEKVERVLSLTNLDRIVKIYDTISEAMEEVRRK, translated from the coding sequence ATGTTTCCCTACAAGATTGTGGATGATGTGGTGATATTGATGCCGAACAAAGAGCTCAACATAGAGAACGCACATCTGTTCAAAAAATGGGTCTTTGACGAGTTTTTGAACAATGGTTACAACAAGATATTTCTGGTCCTTTCGGATGTGGAGAGCATAGACAGCTTCAGTCTGGGTGTCATTGTAAACATTTTGAAGAGTATCAGCAGCAGTGGTGGTTTCTTTGCACTGATATCTCCAAATGAGAAAGTAGAGCGAGTCCTCTCTCTGACGAATCTGGATCGCATAGTGAAGATATACGATACGATATCGGAGGCCATGGAGGAGGTGCGAAGAAAGTGA
- the rpiB gene encoding ribose 5-phosphate isomerase B, translating to MKIAIASDHAAFELKEKVKNYLLGKGIEVEDHGTYSEESVDYPDYAKKVVQSILSNEADFGILLCGTGLGMSIAANRYRGIRAALCLFPDMARLARSHNNANILVLPGRLIGAELAFWIVDTFLSTPFDGGRHERRIRKIDEV from the coding sequence GTGAAGATCGCTATTGCATCGGACCACGCAGCCTTTGAACTGAAAGAGAAGGTGAAAAACTACCTTCTGGGCAAGGGAATAGAAGTGGAAGATCACGGTACCTACTCCGAGGAATCCGTTGATTATCCGGACTATGCGAAAAAAGTCGTTCAATCCATTCTGTCGAACGAAGCGGATTTTGGAATCCTTTTGTGTGGTACAGGACTCGGGATGTCGATCGCCGCAAACAGGTACAGGGGCATAAGAGCGGCTCTCTGTCTTTTCCCGGACATGGCAAGACTCGCGAGATCGCACAACAATGCAAACATCCTCGTTCTTCCGGGAAGGCTCATCGGAGCAGAGCTCGCTTTCTGGATAGTGGATACCTTCCTCTCAACACCCTTCGATGGAGGAAGGCACGAAAGGAGAATCAGAAAGATCGATGAGGTTTAA
- a CDS encoding 50S ribosomal protein L11 methyltransferase — translation MRFKELIFPLRVEEEELVEKFYEEGFFNFAIEEDEKGKRVLKIYLREGEPLPDFLKDWEIVDEKITTPKDWIVELEPFEIVEGIFIDPTEKINRRDAIVIKLSPGVAFGTGLHPTTRMSVFFLKKYLKEGNTVLDVGCGTGILAIAAKKLGASQVVAVDVDEQAVEVAEENVRKNDVDVLVKWSDLLSDVEGTFDIVVSNILAEIHVKLLEDVNRVTHRDSMLILSGIVDKKEDMVKRKASEHGWNVLERKQEREWVTLVMKRS, via the coding sequence ATGAGGTTTAAAGAGCTGATCTTTCCTTTGAGAGTCGAAGAGGAAGAACTCGTAGAAAAATTTTACGAAGAGGGATTCTTCAATTTCGCGATAGAGGAAGATGAAAAGGGAAAGAGGGTGTTGAAGATCTACCTTAGGGAGGGTGAACCCCTTCCTGATTTTTTGAAAGATTGGGAGATTGTTGATGAGAAGATCACCACTCCCAAAGACTGGATAGTCGAGCTCGAACCCTTTGAAATCGTCGAGGGAATATTCATAGATCCAACTGAAAAGATAAACAGAAGAGATGCGATCGTGATAAAACTGTCTCCCGGTGTGGCGTTTGGCACAGGTCTCCATCCCACCACGAGAATGAGCGTCTTCTTCCTGAAAAAGTATCTGAAGGAAGGAAACACTGTGCTCGACGTTGGATGTGGAACGGGAATACTCGCCATCGCTGCCAAAAAACTCGGTGCGTCTCAGGTGGTAGCGGTCGATGTGGATGAGCAGGCCGTCGAGGTGGCTGAAGAGAACGTTCGAAAGAACGACGTCGACGTACTGGTGAAATGGTCGGATCTTCTCTCAGATGTGGAGGGTACTTTCGATATTGTGGTGTCCAATATTCTGGCTGAGATTCACGTGAAGCTACTCGAAGATGTGAATCGTGTCACACACAGAGATTCCATGCTCATACTCTCAGGGATCGTTGACAAGAAAGAAGACATGGTGAAAAGGAAGGCCAGTGAACACGGATGGAACGTTTTGGAGAGAAAGCAGGAGAGAGAATGGGTAACTCTCGTGATGAAAAGATCGTAG
- a CDS encoding DUF501 domain-containing protein has product MGNSRDEKIVEWQIGRKITNMNRVAYRCPYGYPVVIESLPIKNGKPFPTLYWLTCPHLRREVSKLESEGFIKKLEDRIASDVAFREKMRKAHLEVIERRKRLLTGEHPFREILEKVGTGGIRDFSKVKCLHLHLADYLADVGNPVGETVWNLIEKKFCDDVFCKIGEARE; this is encoded by the coding sequence ATGGGTAACTCTCGTGATGAAAAGATCGTAGAGTGGCAGATTGGAAGAAAGATCACGAACATGAATCGGGTGGCTTATCGCTGTCCATACGGCTATCCGGTTGTGATCGAAAGTCTGCCCATCAAGAATGGAAAGCCGTTTCCCACGCTCTACTGGCTCACCTGTCCCCACTTGAGAAGAGAAGTATCCAAACTCGAGAGCGAAGGGTTCATAAAGAAACTCGAAGATCGAATAGCGTCCGATGTGGCGTTTCGAGAAAAGATGAGGAAGGCACACTTAGAAGTGATAGAGAGAAGAAAAAGGCTCCTCACCGGGGAACATCCCTTCCGCGAAATTCTGGAAAAGGTAGGAACAGGTGGTATTCGAGATTTCTCGAAAGTGAAGTGCCTCCACCTTCACCTGGCGGATTACCTGGCAGATGTTGGAAATCCTGTTGGAGAAACCGTGTGGAATCTCATCGAAAAGAAATTCTGTGATGATGTTTTCTGCAAAATCGGGGAGGCGAGAGAATGA
- the panC gene encoding pantoate--beta-alanine ligase produces the protein MKIIETIEEMKKFSEEMREKKKTIGFVPTMGYLHEGHLSLVRRARDENDVVVVSIFVNPTQFGPNEDYERYPRDFERDRKLLEEENVDCIFHPSVEEMYPPDFSTYVEETKLSKNLCGRSRPGHFRGVCTVVTKLFNIVKPHRAYFGQKDAQQFRVLRRMVRDLNMDVEMIECPIVREPDGLAMSSRNVYLSPEERQQALSLYQSLKIAENLYLNGERDAEKIKEEMIKHLSRFDKVKIDYVEIVDEETLEPVEKIDRKVIVAVAAWVGNARLIDNTILG, from the coding sequence ATGAAGATCATAGAAACCATAGAGGAAATGAAGAAATTCTCCGAGGAAATGAGAGAGAAGAAAAAAACGATAGGATTCGTCCCCACCATGGGATACCTCCACGAAGGGCACCTGTCTCTTGTGAGAAGAGCAAGGGATGAAAACGATGTGGTCGTGGTGAGTATTTTCGTGAATCCTACCCAGTTCGGTCCCAACGAAGACTACGAGAGGTACCCAAGAGATTTCGAAAGAGACAGAAAGCTCCTCGAAGAAGAAAACGTGGACTGCATCTTCCATCCGTCAGTCGAGGAGATGTATCCTCCCGATTTTTCCACCTACGTTGAAGAAACGAAGCTTTCAAAAAATCTGTGTGGTAGATCCCGTCCTGGACACTTCCGTGGAGTGTGCACCGTGGTCACGAAGCTCTTCAACATCGTGAAACCTCACAGGGCGTACTTCGGTCAAAAAGATGCACAGCAGTTCAGGGTTCTGAGGAGGATGGTGAGAGATCTGAACATGGACGTGGAAATGATCGAGTGTCCCATCGTGAGAGAACCGGATGGCCTCGCGATGAGCTCAAGGAACGTGTATCTGTCGCCCGAAGAAAGGCAGCAGGCGCTTTCGCTCTATCAGTCTCTGAAAATAGCGGAGAATCTCTATCTGAACGGTGAAAGAGACGCAGAAAAGATAAAAGAAGAGATGATAAAACACCTTTCCAGGTTCGATAAGGTGAAGATAGACTACGTGGAGATCGTGGACGAGGAGACTCTGGAGCCGGTTGAGAAGATCGATCGAAAGGTGATCGTCGCGGTGGCTGCCTGGGTTGGAAATGCAAGACTCATAGACAACACGATCCTGGGGTGA
- a CDS encoding metallophosphoesterase family protein encodes MKRFLLISDSHVPVRMASLPDEILNSLKEYDGVIGLGDYVDLDTVILLEKFSKEFYGVHGNMDYPDVKEHLPFSKVLLVEGVTIGMCHGWGAPWDLKDRLLKVFNEKPQVILFGHTHEPEDTVKAGVRFLNPGSLAEGSYAVLELDGGEVRFELKTL; translated from the coding sequence GTGAAGAGGTTCCTTTTGATCTCCGACTCACACGTTCCCGTGCGCATGGCCAGTCTTCCGGATGAGATACTGAACTCTTTGAAAGAGTACGATGGCGTGATAGGCCTTGGAGACTATGTGGATCTGGACACGGTGATCCTTCTTGAGAAATTTTCTAAGGAATTCTACGGAGTTCACGGAAACATGGATTATCCAGACGTGAAAGAACACCTTCCGTTCTCGAAAGTCCTGCTTGTAGAGGGTGTCACCATAGGAATGTGTCACGGGTGGGGTGCCCCGTGGGATCTGAAAGACCGTCTTTTGAAGGTCTTCAACGAAAAACCTCAGGTGATACTCTTCGGACACACCCACGAACCGGAGGACACGGTGAAAGCGGGTGTGAGATTTCTGAACCCGGGAAGCCTCGCTGAAGGCTCTTACGCCGTCCTTGAACTGGACGGGGGTGAAGTACGATTCGAGTTGAAGACCTTGTAA
- a CDS encoding ATP-dependent sacrificial sulfur transferase LarE yields the protein MKDGKLYVAFSGGKDSSLVAILAKMALGEERVELVTVDWSPYTYERSREIVRNFAEKHGLKHTFIPSNRMQEKVWRHGPSCNACTRDVKTVLVKRYAQGHLVASGANASDSWGKTGLKVFDGVYSPLCRVGKEEINEMLKFLGLEVKKIGESAGREGCKLKHLLKMLINPDYHGKAVSTANEILLRVLEEHGFKPELANVKIIGPLSRNIALVNVKPLPPEKVMNEIVEKLSAEETIDGVIVVDGPMKLVVLASPAIYRNEESRKWIKEGRLQPEFAFPIEIEWRESKNNKLRTFQVVDARKE from the coding sequence GTGAAAGACGGAAAGCTCTACGTTGCCTTCTCCGGGGGAAAGGACAGTTCGCTGGTGGCAATCCTGGCGAAGATGGCCCTCGGAGAAGAAAGGGTGGAGCTCGTCACCGTGGACTGGAGCCCTTACACCTACGAGAGATCGAGAGAGATTGTTCGAAACTTCGCAGAAAAACACGGCTTGAAACACACTTTCATTCCTTCCAACAGGATGCAGGAGAAGGTCTGGAGACACGGTCCATCCTGCAACGCCTGCACCCGCGACGTGAAGACCGTTTTGGTGAAAAGATACGCTCAGGGTCACCTCGTTGCGAGCGGTGCAAACGCCTCCGACAGCTGGGGAAAAACGGGCCTGAAGGTCTTCGACGGTGTCTACTCACCACTCTGCAGGGTCGGTAAAGAAGAGATAAACGAGATGCTGAAGTTCCTCGGACTGGAAGTGAAGAAGATCGGTGAGTCTGCGGGAAGAGAAGGATGCAAACTGAAACACCTTCTGAAGATGCTCATAAACCCGGATTACCACGGAAAAGCTGTTTCTACTGCAAACGAGATCCTTCTCAGAGTTCTCGAAGAACATGGCTTCAAGCCGGAACTCGCCAACGTGAAGATCATCGGGCCGCTTTCAAGAAACATCGCCCTCGTGAATGTGAAACCTCTTCCACCAGAAAAGGTGATGAACGAGATCGTCGAAAAGCTCTCCGCAGAAGAGACGATAGACGGGGTCATCGTGGTCGATGGCCCTATGAAACTCGTGGTTCTGGCCAGTCCCGCGATCTACAGGAACGAAGAGTCAAGAAAGTGGATAAAGGAGGGAAGGCTTCAACCGGAGTTCGCCTTCCCCATCGAGATCGAGTGGAGAGAATCGAAGAACAACAAACTTCGCACCTTTCAGGTGGTCGATGCCAGAAAGGAGTGA